A single window of Cellulomonas sp. NTE-D12 DNA harbors:
- a CDS encoding sugar ABC transporter permease produces METVMARAAGTTSAPARSATRRGPGIRGRDGVAGWLFTAPVLVILGLFLVLPIAMAAWVSVSSWSGLGSPFSSTVKFVGGANYAALLAKPGLAQSDFGTSLRNNAWYVLLVVPVQTAVSLLLAVLVNRRIAGQGAFRTAYYFPSVTSSVAITVIFLFLFSASGTVNAVIGWLGGTGPGWFTETRGVVQLLLQAVGVHAPAGNGFLGLTWFDWVAGPSPAMLVFIVMAIFTTSGTFMLIYLAALQQIAEEIDEAAVMDGAGPWKRFWYVTLPMLRPTTFTVVTLGLIGTWQLFDQIYVGSKGGPANTTLTPAYLSYSQSFINNAWGRGAAIAFILFAIIVLFTVLQRLALRERTPRRRRSHG; encoded by the coding sequence ATGGAGACCGTCATGGCGCGCGCGGCGGGCACGACGTCCGCGCCGGCCAGGTCGGCCACCCGTCGCGGTCCCGGCATCCGGGGTCGCGACGGGGTGGCCGGCTGGCTGTTCACCGCCCCGGTGCTGGTGATCCTGGGCCTGTTCCTGGTGCTGCCGATCGCGATGGCCGCGTGGGTGTCGGTCTCGAGCTGGAGCGGGCTGGGCAGCCCCTTCTCGTCCACCGTGAAGTTCGTCGGCGGCGCCAACTACGCGGCGCTGCTGGCCAAGCCCGGGCTCGCGCAGTCCGACTTCGGCACCTCGCTGCGCAACAACGCCTGGTACGTGCTGCTGGTGGTGCCGGTCCAGACGGCGGTGTCCCTGCTGCTCGCCGTGCTGGTGAACCGGCGGATCGCCGGGCAGGGTGCGTTCCGCACCGCCTACTACTTCCCGTCCGTCACCTCGTCGGTGGCGATCACCGTGATCTTCCTGTTCCTGTTCTCCGCCTCCGGGACCGTCAACGCGGTGATCGGCTGGCTGGGCGGCACGGGACCGGGGTGGTTCACCGAGACGCGGGGCGTGGTGCAGCTGCTGCTGCAGGCGGTCGGCGTGCACGCGCCCGCCGGGAACGGGTTCCTGGGGCTGACGTGGTTCGACTGGGTGGCCGGCCCGAGCCCCGCGATGCTCGTCTTCATCGTGATGGCGATCTTCACCACGTCGGGCACGTTCATGCTGATCTACCTGGCGGCGCTGCAGCAGATCGCCGAGGAGATCGACGAGGCGGCCGTCATGGACGGCGCCGGGCCGTGGAAGCGGTTCTGGTACGTCACCCTGCCGATGCTGCGGCCCACCACGTTCACCGTGGTGACGCTGGGGCTGATCGGCACGTGGCAGCTGTTCGACCAGATCTACGTCGGCTCCAAGGGCGGTCCGGCCAACACCACGCTGACGCCCGCCTACCTGTCCTACAGCCAGTCGTTCATCAACAACGCGTGGGGCCGGGGCGCGGCGATCGCGTTCATCCTCTTCGCGATCATCGTGCTGTTCACCGTGCTGCAGCGGCTGGCGCTGCGGGAGCGGACGCCACGGCGGAGGCGGTCCCATGGCTGA
- a CDS encoding extracellular solute-binding protein produces the protein MKITRRALLAAGAALTATATLAACSSGGGFGSPAASASASSSAVASDNHQPLTILIGTSGDAETNAVKDAVAAWSKQSGTQATVNVASDLGQQLSQGFAGGNPPDLFYVTNDSVATYASNGSLEPYVTQLKNKDSFYPSLVKAFTVNGKEYAAPKDFSTLALVINTDMWTAAGLTDKDYPTTWDQLESVAQKLTTPQHVGLAVSGQFERLGVFMAEAGGWLVDDNGKAAASSDANVQGLTYAKKLLSDGAMKYASQLGAGWGGEAFGTQKAAMTIEGNWISGAMTKDYSSVKYKVVKLPAGPKGEGTIQYDGGWGMASQSKNKGGALDLVTYLTQPDQQLGFAKAFGVMPSVQSIADQWKQQFPEQTAFLDSAASSKSIPSVAGISDVIKNFDSQLDGLSSTDPKQILDKVQTNLQALPGLS, from the coding sequence ATGAAGATCACCAGGAGAGCGCTCCTCGCCGCGGGTGCCGCACTGACGGCCACCGCCACCCTCGCCGCGTGCAGCAGCGGCGGCGGCTTCGGCTCACCCGCCGCCTCCGCCTCGGCCTCGTCGTCCGCCGTGGCGTCCGACAACCACCAGCCGCTCACCATCCTGATCGGCACATCGGGCGACGCGGAGACCAACGCCGTCAAGGACGCCGTGGCCGCGTGGTCCAAGCAGTCCGGCACGCAGGCGACCGTCAACGTCGCCTCCGACCTGGGCCAGCAGCTGTCGCAGGGCTTCGCCGGCGGCAACCCGCCGGACCTCTTCTACGTGACCAACGACTCGGTGGCGACGTACGCGAGCAACGGCTCCCTCGAGCCGTACGTCACGCAGCTGAAGAACAAGGACTCCTTCTACCCGTCCCTGGTCAAGGCGTTCACGGTGAACGGCAAGGAGTACGCCGCGCCCAAGGACTTCTCGACGCTGGCCCTGGTGATCAACACGGACATGTGGACCGCCGCCGGGCTGACGGACAAGGACTACCCGACCACCTGGGACCAGCTGGAGTCCGTCGCGCAGAAGCTGACGACGCCGCAGCACGTGGGCCTGGCGGTGTCCGGCCAGTTCGAGCGGCTCGGTGTGTTCATGGCCGAGGCCGGCGGCTGGCTGGTGGACGACAACGGCAAGGCCGCCGCGAGCTCGGACGCGAACGTGCAGGGGCTGACCTACGCCAAGAAGCTGCTGTCCGACGGTGCGATGAAGTACGCGTCGCAGCTCGGTGCGGGCTGGGGCGGCGAGGCGTTCGGCACCCAGAAGGCCGCGATGACCATCGAGGGCAACTGGATCTCCGGTGCGATGACCAAGGACTACTCGTCGGTCAAGTACAAGGTGGTCAAGCTGCCCGCCGGCCCCAAGGGCGAGGGCACCATCCAGTACGACGGCGGCTGGGGCATGGCCTCGCAGTCGAAGAACAAGGGCGGCGCGCTCGACCTGGTCACGTACCTGACCCAGCCGGACCAGCAGCTCGGGTTCGCCAAGGCGTTCGGCGTGATGCCGAGCGTGCAGTCGATCGCCGACCAGTGGAAGCAGCAGTTCCCCGAGCAGACGGCGTTCCTCGACAGCGCCGCCTCGTCGAAGTCGATCCCGAGCGTCGCCGGCATCAGCGACGTGATCAAGAACTTCGACTCCCAGCTCGACGGGCTGTCCAGCACCGATCCCAAGCAGATCCTGGACAAGGTGCAGACCAACCTCCAGGCGCTGCCCGGCCTGTCCTGA
- a CDS encoding substrate-binding domain-containing protein — protein sequence MAPDSSDGRRPTVSSVAAHAGVSRQTVSNALNSPERLQPDTLKRVLASIEETGYVRSAAARQMRTARSGVLAYRLDPVLDGISGLVLDTFLHSLTSDAEAHDHRVMLYTADSDEAELRQFERLTRARSVDAFVLVGTHAHDARYRWLTERHVPYAVFGRPWARQASGKQSQHAWTDVDGAAGTSQATEHLRSLGHTEIAFVGWPAGSGTGDERRRGWEQSMSAAGVPTRHRHGLDSAQPDGIRSGAEAARRLLEAGATAFVCASDSLAVGAWGAVQAAGAQAAVVGFDDSPTAAALGITSVRQPLEQAARWALDSVLAQLDGRPSDPADSGLLVPTLVVRESSVAAPAAHP from the coding sequence ATGGCGCCGGACAGCAGCGACGGGCGTCGTCCCACCGTCTCGAGCGTCGCCGCCCACGCCGGCGTCTCGCGGCAGACCGTCTCCAACGCCCTCAACAGCCCCGAGCGCCTCCAGCCGGACACCCTCAAGCGCGTGCTCGCGTCCATCGAGGAGACCGGCTACGTCCGCAGCGCCGCCGCCCGGCAGATGCGCACCGCCCGCTCGGGCGTGCTGGCCTACCGCCTCGACCCGGTGCTGGACGGCATCAGCGGCCTGGTGCTCGACACCTTCCTGCACTCGCTGACCAGCGACGCGGAGGCCCACGACCACCGCGTGATGCTCTACACCGCCGACTCCGACGAGGCCGAGCTGCGCCAGTTCGAGCGGCTGACCCGGGCGCGCAGCGTCGACGCGTTCGTCCTGGTCGGCACGCACGCGCACGACGCGCGGTACCGGTGGCTGACCGAGCGGCACGTGCCGTACGCGGTCTTCGGCCGACCGTGGGCGCGGCAGGCGTCCGGCAAGCAGTCGCAGCACGCGTGGACCGACGTCGACGGCGCCGCCGGCACCAGCCAGGCGACGGAGCACCTGCGCAGCCTCGGGCACACCGAGATCGCGTTCGTCGGCTGGCCCGCCGGCTCGGGGACCGGTGACGAGCGGCGCCGCGGCTGGGAGCAGTCGATGAGCGCCGCGGGCGTGCCGACGCGGCACCGGCACGGCCTGGACTCCGCGCAGCCGGACGGCATCCGGTCCGGTGCGGAGGCCGCGCGGCGGCTGCTCGAGGCGGGTGCGACGGCGTTCGTCTGCGCCTCCGACTCGCTTGCTGTCGGCGCCTGGGGCGCCGTGCAGGCCGCGGGGGCGCAGGCCGCCGTCGTCGGGTTCGACGACAGCCCGACCGCCGCTGCCCTCGGCATCACCTCCGTGCGCCAGCCGCTGGAGCAGGCGGCCCGCTGGGCGCTGGACAGCGTGCTGGCCCAGCTCGACGGGCGGCCCAGCGACCCGGCCGACTCCGGCCTGCTGGTGCCGACGCTCGTCGTCCGCGAGAGCTCCGTCGCGGCGCCCGCCGCGCACCCCTGA
- a CDS encoding glycogen debranching N-terminal domain-containing protein: protein MSEHLQPFLHDLELVFRAPTQAWSAPDGQIRPSAPGRATVQGVLHSDVRVLSEAVLTVEGAEAEPAGTVRDGGSVTFVGLPRHVDQPGADPTVRLLRTRSAEPGSVSETLELRCATAEPTTARLTLTLSSDMAAMEAIKSGTTVDAVPAARTPSGLVWTADDVTAEVEAEGAAIDLEDPARPVLRWTLTAAADRPARVTWRLVVHDGIAVVTGVRTPSPLAIPAFGASADLRPRRFLDQSLADLDGLRMALPSLPDQEFLAAGAPWFFTLFGRDSLWAARFLLPLGTELAEGTLTVLASLQGTTDDPASQEEPGKILHELRRAALTLPSDGLALPPVYYGTVDATPLWVCVLHDAWRAGMPVEAVRRLLPHAERALAWTVAGVRAGYLAYQDTTGHGLANQGWKDSGDSIQFRDGRLAEGPIELCEVQGYAYEALAHGADLFEALGHPGAEADGTAPAALRAAAADLAERFRRDFWLEDQHGPYVAIARDGSGAPVDTVTSNMGHLPGTGLLRPDEEDAVARRLVHPELSSGFGLRTMATSSTGYWPLKYHGGSVWAHDTAIAIRGLLASGHHAQAQLLAEGLLRAAESFGYRIPELYSGDPTTGPTPHALPYPAACRPQAWSAASAVVVAQALGYL, encoded by the coding sequence ATGAGCGAGCACCTGCAGCCCTTCCTGCACGACCTCGAGCTCGTGTTCCGCGCGCCCACCCAGGCGTGGTCCGCGCCCGACGGGCAGATCCGCCCCTCCGCACCCGGCCGCGCCACCGTGCAGGGGGTGCTGCACTCCGACGTCCGGGTGCTCAGCGAGGCGGTGCTGACGGTCGAGGGCGCCGAGGCGGAGCCGGCCGGCACCGTGCGCGACGGCGGGTCGGTGACGTTCGTCGGCCTCCCCCGGCACGTCGACCAGCCCGGGGCGGACCCCACGGTGCGCCTGCTCCGTACCCGCAGCGCGGAGCCGGGGTCGGTGTCCGAGACCCTCGAGCTGCGGTGCGCCACCGCCGAGCCGACCACGGCACGGCTGACCCTGACGCTGTCGTCGGACATGGCCGCCATGGAGGCCATCAAGTCGGGCACCACCGTCGACGCGGTGCCCGCGGCACGCACGCCGTCCGGGCTCGTCTGGACGGCGGACGACGTCACGGCCGAGGTCGAGGCCGAGGGTGCCGCCATCGACCTCGAGGACCCCGCTCGTCCCGTGCTGCGGTGGACGCTGACCGCGGCAGCCGACCGGCCGGCCCGCGTCACCTGGCGGCTGGTGGTGCACGACGGGATCGCGGTGGTGACGGGGGTGCGGACGCCGTCGCCGCTGGCCATCCCGGCCTTCGGCGCCTCCGCCGACCTACGACCCCGCCGGTTCCTCGACCAGTCCCTCGCCGACCTCGACGGCCTGCGCATGGCCCTGCCGTCGCTGCCGGACCAGGAGTTCCTCGCCGCCGGCGCACCCTGGTTCTTCACGCTGTTCGGCCGCGACTCCCTCTGGGCGGCTCGGTTCCTGCTCCCCCTCGGCACCGAGCTGGCGGAGGGGACGCTCACCGTGCTGGCGTCCTTGCAGGGCACGACCGACGACCCGGCCTCCCAGGAGGAGCCCGGCAAGATCCTGCACGAGCTGCGCCGCGCCGCGCTGACCCTGCCGTCGGACGGCCTGGCGCTGCCGCCCGTGTACTACGGCACCGTCGACGCCACCCCGCTGTGGGTGTGCGTGCTGCACGACGCCTGGCGTGCGGGGATGCCGGTCGAGGCCGTCCGACGCCTGCTCCCCCACGCCGAGCGCGCGCTGGCGTGGACCGTGGCCGGTGTCCGCGCCGGCTACCTCGCCTACCAGGACACCACGGGCCACGGGCTGGCCAACCAGGGCTGGAAGGACTCCGGCGACTCCATCCAGTTCCGCGACGGCCGGCTGGCGGAGGGCCCGATCGAGCTGTGCGAGGTGCAGGGCTACGCGTACGAGGCACTGGCGCACGGCGCGGACCTGTTCGAGGCGCTGGGACACCCCGGTGCGGAGGCCGACGGCACCGCGCCGGCCGCGCTGCGCGCCGCGGCCGCCGACCTCGCCGAGCGGTTCCGTCGGGACTTCTGGCTGGAGGACCAGCACGGTCCGTACGTCGCCATCGCCCGGGACGGTAGCGGCGCACCCGTGGACACCGTCACGTCGAACATGGGCCACCTGCCGGGCACCGGCCTGCTGCGTCCCGACGAGGAGGACGCGGTGGCCCGGCGGCTCGTGCACCCCGAGCTCAGCTCCGGCTTCGGCCTGCGCACGATGGCCACGTCGAGCACCGGCTACTGGCCGCTCAAGTACCACGGCGGCTCGGTGTGGGCGCACGACACGGCGATCGCCATCCGCGGCCTGCTCGCCTCGGGCCACCACGCCCAGGCGCAGCTGCTGGCCGAGGGACTGCTGCGCGCCGCGGAGTCGTTCGGCTACCGCATCCCCGAGCTGTACTCCGGCGACCCGACCACCGGCCCCACCCCGCACGCCCTGCCATACCCGGCAGCGTGCCGACCGCAGGCCTGGTCAGCGGCGTCCGCCGTCGTGGTCGCCCAGGCGCTGGGCTACCTCTGA
- a CDS encoding MarR family winged helix-turn-helix transcriptional regulator, whose product MVTPLDERVTWLVTRVHARSHALLQQAFAAGGSRPYHYRVLLALAEHGPASQAEVGRVGGIDRSDVTAALDVLCHAGFAVRTPDGTDRRRNVVSLTRGGRRELERLDAVLDDVQHQLLAMLTDDERRTLRELLTRVATADPGAV is encoded by the coding sequence ATGGTCACTCCCCTGGACGAGCGCGTGACCTGGCTCGTCACCCGCGTGCACGCCCGCAGCCACGCCTTGCTGCAGCAGGCGTTCGCCGCCGGCGGTTCACGGCCGTACCACTACCGCGTGCTGCTGGCCCTCGCCGAGCACGGCCCCGCCAGCCAGGCCGAGGTGGGCCGGGTCGGCGGCATCGACCGCAGCGACGTCACGGCCGCGCTCGACGTCCTGTGCCACGCCGGCTTCGCCGTGCGCACTCCCGACGGCACCGACCGGCGCCGCAACGTCGTCTCCCTCACGAGGGGGGGACGACGCGAGCTCGAGCGGCTGGACGCCGTGCTCGACGACGTCCAGCACCAGCTCCTGGCCATGCTGACCGACGACGAGCGCCGTACTCTGCGGGAGCTGCTGACCCGCGTCGCGACGGCTGACCCGGGCGCCGTCTGA
- the panD gene encoding aspartate 1-decarboxylase translates to MSTLQRPMMLSKLHRATVTQADLEYVGSITVDEELMEAADLLPNQQVDVLDITNGARLTTYAIPGPRGGRDIQINGAAAHLVDVGDRVIIVAYGVMSDEDAHRHVPRVVVLDERNEIVER, encoded by the coding sequence ATGAGCACGTTGCAGCGGCCGATGATGCTGTCCAAGCTCCACCGCGCCACGGTGACGCAGGCCGACCTGGAGTACGTCGGCTCGATCACCGTCGACGAGGAGCTAATGGAGGCGGCCGACCTGCTGCCGAACCAGCAGGTGGACGTGCTCGACATCACCAACGGTGCGCGGCTGACCACGTACGCGATCCCGGGGCCGCGCGGCGGCCGGGACATCCAGATCAACGGCGCCGCGGCGCACCTCGTGGACGTCGGTGACCGCGTGATCATCGTCGCCTACGGCGTGATGAGCGACGAGGACGCGCACCGGCACGTGCCGCGGGTCGTCGTGCTGGACGAGCGCAACGAGATCGTCGAGCGGTAG
- a CDS encoding threonine/serine exporter family protein: MPTEPDDDELDLIRRSGVVLRVGKLSLSAGTGSYRVKASMARVAHALDVDRHEAHVTLTEITTTSHRGRSFRTEVAEVRSLGVNTDRLAELEWMAQRLEARGKVTIGEVSAEVDRIAAKPPLYPVILNALWAALACAAFAFLNNAGPIEIIGAFLGAGVGQGLRRVLLHKGFNQFGVTMLAAALSSVVYLWFVQLLHWAALTGGVHEAGYVAAALFLVPGFPLVTGALDLAKLDFSAGVARLTWALMIFVSAAFAVWGVSIIVGLSPDPPRAMAMGLPVLMALRVLASAVGVLGFALMFNSPWRMAVVAALVAMIPNTLRIAAVTLAGWPPQAAAAVAACLIGLLAAWIAPRMNVPRITVYVPAVTIMVPGVPAYRAVYYISNGDTMQALGYGVSAALIVTALAVGLAIARMLTDREWGFEH, from the coding sequence GTGCCCACCGAGCCAGACGACGACGAGCTCGACCTGATCCGGCGCTCCGGCGTCGTGCTGCGGGTCGGCAAGCTCAGCCTGTCCGCCGGGACCGGCTCCTACCGGGTGAAGGCCTCGATGGCCCGCGTCGCCCATGCGCTCGACGTCGACCGCCACGAGGCCCACGTCACGCTGACCGAGATCACGACGACCTCGCACCGCGGCCGCTCGTTCCGCACCGAGGTCGCCGAGGTCCGCTCCCTCGGGGTCAACACGGACCGGCTGGCGGAGCTCGAGTGGATGGCCCAGCGCCTCGAGGCTCGCGGCAAGGTGACGATCGGCGAGGTCAGCGCCGAGGTCGACCGGATCGCCGCGAAGCCCCCGCTGTACCCGGTGATCCTCAACGCGCTGTGGGCGGCGCTCGCGTGCGCGGCGTTCGCCTTCCTCAACAACGCGGGCCCCATCGAGATCATCGGCGCGTTCCTCGGTGCCGGGGTGGGGCAGGGGCTGCGTCGGGTGCTGCTGCACAAGGGGTTCAACCAGTTCGGCGTGACGATGCTGGCTGCGGCGCTGTCGAGCGTCGTGTACCTGTGGTTCGTGCAGCTGCTGCACTGGGCGGCGCTGACCGGGGGTGTGCACGAGGCGGGGTACGTGGCGGCGGCGCTGTTCCTGGTGCCGGGCTTCCCCCTGGTCACCGGCGCGCTGGACCTGGCCAAGCTCGACTTCTCGGCCGGGGTGGCGCGGCTGACGTGGGCGCTGATGATCTTCGTCTCGGCCGCCTTCGCGGTGTGGGGCGTGTCGATCATCGTCGGGCTGAGCCCCGACCCGCCGCGGGCGATGGCCATGGGCCTGCCGGTGCTGATGGCGCTGCGGGTGCTGGCGTCGGCGGTCGGCGTGCTCGGCTTCGCGCTGATGTTCAACAGCCCGTGGCGGATGGCGGTGGTCGCGGCGCTCGTCGCGATGATCCCCAACACGCTGCGGATCGCCGCCGTGACGCTGGCGGGCTGGCCGCCGCAGGCCGCCGCCGCGGTCGCTGCCTGCCTGATCGGCCTGCTGGCCGCCTGGATCGCCCCGCGGATGAACGTCCCTCGGATCACGGTGTACGTCCCGGCCGTGACGATCATGGTGCCGGGCGTGCCGGCCTACCGGGCCGTGTACTACATCAGCAACGGCGACACGATGCAGGCGCTGGGGTACGGCGTCTCGGCCGCGCTGATCGTCACCGCGCTCGCAGTCGGGCTCGCGATCGCCCGCATGCTCACCGACCGCGAGTGGGGCTTCGAGCACTGA
- a CDS encoding class I SAM-dependent methyltransferase: protein MHHHGPEEPAHHHGSHTGDPQRIAAVWPWVRDQLAPSTGPVLEVGCGPIGGFVPALLAEGRDAVGVDPVAPDGPAYRQVTVEDVTPDGSFGAVVASTSLHHVRDLDALAERLAGLLRPGGRVVVVEWAWERIDAATVQWCFERLPEGSADSWLGRQRTAWRESGLPWDEYVRQWAVAEDLQPGAGVGRALASRFRTLVDEDAPYFYPYLTVDEDAERAAAATGEIQLVGVRWVGVLDDGGL, encoded by the coding sequence GTGCACCACCACGGACCCGAGGAGCCGGCCCACCACCACGGCTCCCACACCGGCGACCCGCAGCGGATCGCCGCGGTGTGGCCGTGGGTGCGCGACCAGCTGGCGCCCAGCACCGGCCCGGTGCTCGAGGTGGGCTGCGGGCCCATCGGCGGGTTCGTCCCCGCGCTGCTCGCCGAGGGTCGGGACGCGGTCGGCGTCGACCCGGTCGCCCCGGACGGCCCCGCCTACCGGCAGGTCACCGTCGAGGACGTCACGCCCGACGGCTCGTTCGGTGCGGTGGTGGCGAGCACGTCGCTGCACCACGTGCGGGACCTGGACGCCCTGGCCGAGCGCCTCGCCGGGCTCCTGCGGCCCGGCGGTCGGGTGGTGGTGGTCGAGTGGGCGTGGGAGCGCATCGACGCCGCGACCGTGCAGTGGTGCTTCGAGCGGCTGCCGGAGGGGTCCGCGGACAGCTGGCTCGGCCGGCAGCGGACGGCCTGGCGGGAGAGTGGTCTGCCGTGGGACGAGTACGTGCGGCAGTGGGCCGTCGCGGAGGACCTGCAGCCCGGCGCCGGCGTCGGCCGGGCGCTGGCGAGCCGGTTCCGCACGCTCGTCGACGAGGACGCGCCGTACTTCTACCCGTACCTGACGGTCGACGAGGACGCCGAGCGGGCCGCGGCGGCCACCGGCGAGATCCAGCTGGTCGGGGTCCGGTGGGTCGGCGTGCTGGACGACGGGGGGCTCTGA
- a CDS encoding PIG-L family deacetylase has protein sequence MGVRGRRGATRASVGRAVAIVAVAALLVLSAAQGEGAVLAPTWGTSAEAAATVPAGPVSCHDGAMQIVAHEDDDLLFLSPDLLHDIQSGRCVRTVVVTAGDAAQGTAYWKSRERGSQAAYAQMAGVRDAWTTTDAGVQGHPIPLLTLTADPRISIAFLRLPDGNRRGTGMRVHDHESLMRLWQGAIPTITAVDGSSTYTADTLTSTLAALVNAFAPTTVRTQDWTIPFQTGDNADHTATALFVRSADHAVTSAHVLLSYGGYPIWTRPTVVHGADLRDKTAAFVAYAHHDPLMCLEPWCADSVVAALRLSRQYVVASQTTVGPGAG, from the coding sequence ATGGGCGTCAGGGGGCGGCGCGGCGCGACACGCGCCTCGGTGGGGCGTGCGGTGGCGATCGTCGCGGTCGCCGCCCTGCTGGTGCTCAGCGCCGCCCAGGGCGAGGGCGCGGTGCTGGCGCCGACCTGGGGCACGTCCGCCGAGGCCGCTGCCACGGTCCCCGCCGGTCCCGTCAGCTGCCACGACGGCGCGATGCAGATCGTGGCGCACGAGGACGACGACCTGCTGTTCCTCAGCCCGGACCTGCTGCACGACATCCAGTCGGGTCGGTGCGTGCGCACGGTCGTCGTCACCGCGGGAGACGCCGCGCAGGGGACGGCGTACTGGAAGTCGCGGGAGCGCGGCAGCCAGGCGGCGTACGCCCAGATGGCCGGCGTACGGGACGCGTGGACGACGACGGACGCCGGCGTGCAAGGGCACCCGATCCCCCTGCTCACGCTCACCGCCGACCCGCGCATCTCGATCGCCTTCCTGCGCCTGCCCGACGGCAACCGACGCGGCACCGGCATGCGGGTGCACGACCACGAGAGCCTGATGCGCCTCTGGCAGGGCGCGATCCCGACGATCACCGCCGTCGACGGCTCGTCGACCTACACCGCCGACACGCTGACCTCGACGCTGGCCGCACTGGTGAACGCATTCGCCCCGACCACCGTCCGCACGCAGGACTGGACCATCCCCTTCCAGACCGGCGACAACGCCGACCACACCGCCACCGCGTTGTTCGTGCGGTCGGCCGACCACGCCGTCACCTCCGCGCACGTGCTCCTCTCCTACGGCGGCTACCCGATCTGGACCCGACCCACAGTGGTCCACGGCGCCGACCTGCGGGACAAGACGGCCGCGTTCGTCGCCTACGCCCACCACGACCCCCTCATGTGCCTCGAGCCGTGGTGCGCGGACTCCGTGGTGGCGGCGCTGCGGCTCAGCCGCCAGTACGTGGTGGCGTCGCAGACCACCGTCGGCCCCGGAGCCGGCTGA
- a CDS encoding M50 family metallopeptidase, protein MPSWITDLWRTATSPQPAPSAAVVLGTAAAALLLLGVPTAWRALRHLVTIVHEAGHATVAVLAGRKLSGIRVHSDTSGLTTSRGAPRGPGMVLTLAAGYPAPAILGIGVAALVARGYAVGALWLLLVLLALVLVQIRNLYGLWAVLATAAVLVGVTGWAPVTWQVAAGHLAAWVLLLGAPRAVLELASSRRGRRHDGSDPGQLAVLTHVPGGLWVLLFGLVTVGAAVLAGRWLLVGSRLIG, encoded by the coding sequence GTGCCTTCCTGGATCACCGACCTGTGGCGCACCGCCACGTCCCCGCAGCCTGCGCCGTCCGCGGCCGTCGTGCTCGGCACCGCCGCTGCCGCGCTGCTGCTGCTGGGCGTCCCGACGGCCTGGCGCGCCCTGCGGCACCTGGTGACGATCGTGCACGAGGCGGGTCACGCGACCGTCGCCGTGCTGGCGGGCCGCAAGCTGTCCGGCATCCGCGTGCACTCGGACACCTCGGGGCTGACGACGTCGCGAGGCGCCCCCCGCGGTCCGGGGATGGTGCTGACCCTGGCAGCCGGGTACCCCGCACCGGCGATCCTGGGGATCGGTGTCGCGGCCCTGGTCGCCCGGGGGTACGCCGTCGGCGCCCTGTGGCTGCTGCTGGTGCTGCTCGCCCTGGTTCTGGTGCAGATCCGCAACCTGTACGGGCTGTGGGCGGTGCTGGCGACCGCCGCGGTGCTCGTGGGCGTCACGGGCTGGGCGCCGGTGACGTGGCAGGTCGCGGCCGGCCACCTCGCGGCCTGGGTGCTGCTGCTCGGCGCGCCGCGGGCGGTGCTCGAGCTCGCGTCGTCCCGACGAGGACGCCGCCACGACGGGTCCGACCCGGGACAGCTGGCGGTGCTGACCCATGTGCCCGGCGGGCTGTGGGTCCTGCTGTTCGGCCTGGTCACCGTGGGTGCGGCGGTGCTGGCGGGGCGATGGCTGCTGGTCGGCAGCCGTCTGATCGGCTGA
- a CDS encoding GNAT family N-acetyltransferase: MSEVRLAPLTAEHWPQVRDIYAAGIATGNATFESEPPTWEKFDAGKLAEHRLVALDDGGTVLGWVAASPVSDRCVYAGVVEHSVYVHPDARGRGVGRTLLDGLLRSTAEAGVWTVQSGVFPENTASIALHAAAGFRTVGTRSRLGRMSYGPMAGQWRDVVLLEHRLPD; the protein is encoded by the coding sequence ATGAGCGAGGTTCGGCTCGCGCCGCTCACGGCCGAGCACTGGCCACAGGTGCGGGACATCTACGCGGCGGGCATCGCCACGGGCAACGCTACGTTCGAGTCCGAGCCGCCCACGTGGGAGAAGTTCGACGCGGGCAAGCTTGCGGAGCACCGGCTGGTCGCGCTGGACGACGGCGGCACCGTGCTCGGCTGGGTCGCGGCGAGCCCGGTGTCCGACCGGTGCGTGTACGCCGGCGTCGTGGAGCACTCGGTGTACGTGCACCCGGACGCCCGCGGGCGCGGGGTGGGCCGGACGTTGCTCGACGGGCTGCTGCGCTCGACGGCGGAGGCCGGGGTGTGGACCGTGCAGTCGGGGGTGTTCCCCGAGAACACCGCCAGCATCGCGCTGCACGCCGCGGCGGGCTTCCGGACCGTCGGCACCCGCAGCCGGCTCGGGCGCATGAGCTACGGCCCGATGGCGGGGCAGTGGCGCGACGTCGTGCTGCTGGAGCACCGGCTGCCGGACTGA